The genome window ATTACCGATCCATTTTTTGGAATCTTAATAGTGTAATTGATTTCGAAATTATCATTTTTTCCATTATTTTTGGAAGCGAAATTTTCAATTACAGTCTTCGCCGTAACCATACTTTTCAGCGCAATAAAATTCACATCAATAGCATCCAGTTTTTGACTCACCCATCTTTCACTGTCACCGCTTACCTTGATAAGGACATCAATTTCAATTTTATCTTCATTCCAGGTAGTAACAAAGATATTACCGTATGAGTTATCTATATTGATACCTGCATCGCTGTTGACTATATAAGCTTTATTAATGCTTTTCTGTTTCGTATAGCTTAAATCATCATTAGAAAACCCTAAAAAAGGAATTAAAAAAAGTATCAGGAATATTTTAAATTGTTTTTTCATCGTTTAAATTTTTAAGTTTTTCAGATTCTTCGATACGCTGCAAAACACTCTGCAAAAAAGAAATCCGTGTCTGCAGATTACTGATCATTGCATAAATAATAGGCTTGCTTTCGCCGTTAACTTCCAATTCATGCATAATTTTATCATAATCGCTATCCAACAATTTCATTTGTTTTAAAGCGTCGCTAATAATTTTTTCATTTTCAGGAGATTTTTTCTCGTGAATTTTTTCTAATTCATTCTTAATTAATACGGTAAAAATTGAATCTGTCTGTTTAGTTTCTTTAGAGGCAAATTTCAATTCTTTTGATCTGTCATTGTTCCTATACAATAATGACACACCCAGCAAAACAACTACTGAAGCAGCGACAGCATAGATAAAACTGTAGTTTCTTTTTTTCTTTTTAAGAGCCAGTTTCTTTGAAAACCTATCCGAATGCTGGCTGTCCAATTCATGAACATCCCACTGATTATCAAAATTTTCAAATAGCTGGTCTAATTTTTCATTTTCATTATTCATTTTCATAACTCATTTAATTTTTTTCTTAAGCTTTCTTTAGCTCTGCTCAAAGTTGTTCTACAGTTTGCATAACTAATTTTAAGAATTTCGCTTATTTCCTCCTGGTCGTAACCTTCTATATAAAACAAAGTTAAAACCATGCTGTAATTATACTTCAAGGACTGAATAGCATCCAGAACCTGCTTAACTTTTAAATCATTAAAATCTAATTTTTCTTCCCGGTCATTATCGTTTTCTTCTAGTTTGTAAAGTGTTTTTTCGAAGTCTTCTGTTTTAAATTGATTGTTTTTTTTGTAAAAATCGATGCTGTAATTGACTATAATCCTTTTCAGCCAAGCACCAAAGGCAACTTCCTGTTTGAAATCATTTATTTTGGTAAATGCCTTCAAAAAACCTTCCTGCATAACGTCTTCAGCAAAATGCTCATCTTTCACAATTCTATAGGCCACATTATACATCGCCTTGCAATAGCGATTATAAATCTCAAATTGTGCTTTCTGATTATTCTCTTTGCAGAGCGTAATTAAATCTTCGATATTTTGGTGGGTCAAATTCAATTAAATAGTAATGATTTATAATAAAGACATGATTTTTTTTGATATGTTACAGTTTTATAAAATTAGTTTAACTTTTTACACTTTTAAATCTAGGTTTTTTCAATCTTTCAAAAGGTAATTATGAAAGAAGTTATTTCTATTGCTATCGGGAACCAAGCTTTTTGAAAAATCCCAATGTGTCTGCTCCTAAAAAACAGATTCTAGAGTTTGGCTTTTTATTAATAGTATGCTTAATTAAAGAAAATAAAAGAAGAATTTTATTTTGGCATAATCATTGCCTTATTAAGGCTCGAATATTTTAATCTATTTATACAACAATATTAGATCAGAATATTGTTACTATACCTTATATTTGCGTTCCTATCTAAAAAATTAATGACAAAAAGACTTAAATACTGCTATGTCAAACCATAAAATACTCACTATTGACAATCTGTCACTTCAAGAATTTGATTCGGAAGCCGAATTAATTCCATTATTGACTCCAGAAGATGAGGAAGAAATGAATAATGAAGAATTACCGGAATTTTTACCTATTTTACCTTTACGCAATACCGTTTTGTTTCCGGGAGTAGTAATTCCAATTTCGGCTGGAAGAGATAAATCAATAAAATTGATAAACGACGCCAACACTGATGGAAAAGTAATTGGAGTAGTGGCTCAAATCAATGAAGACGATGAAGATCCTACCTTTGATGATATCAATAAAATTGGAACCGTAGCACGTATTCTTCGTGTTTTAAAAATGCCCGATGGGAATGTAACAGTTATCCTTCAGGGGAAAAAACGTTTCGAAATTTCTGAAGTAGTTTCGGAAACACCTTATTTAAAAGCAAAAATCAAAGAAGTTGCTGAAAAAAGACCTGCTAAAAAAGATACTGAATTCAATGCAATTATTGATTCAGTAAAAGAATTAGCGGTAAAAATTATCAGCGAAAGCCCAAATATTCCTACTGAAGCTACATTTGCTATAAAAAACATTGGAAGCCCTTCGTTTCTAATCAATTTTGTTTCTTCTAATATGAATTTATCAGTAAAGGAAAAACAAGATTTATTGTCGATTAATGGGCTGAAAGAACGTGCTTTGGAAACGCTTCGCTACATGAATATTGAGCTACAGAAACTAGAGCTTAAGAATGATATTCAGTCTAAAGTTCGTTTTGACTTAGACCAGCAGCAAAGAGAATATTTCCTTCATCAGCAGATGAAAACCATTCAGGAAGAATTGGGAGGTGTTTCGCAGGAGGAAGAAATGGACGAAATGAGCCAGAAGGCCAAAAGTAAAAAATGGGATGAAAAAACAATGAAGCATTTTGATAAAGAATTGTCAAAAATGCGCAGAATGAATCCACAGGCTCCTGATTTTGGTATTCAAAGAAATTATTTAGAATTATTTTTAGAATTGCCTTGGGGTGAATTCTCAAAAGATAATTTTGATTTAAAACACGCTCAAAAAGTATTAGATAAAGATCATTTTGGTTTGGAAGATGTCAAAAAGAGAATGATCGAACATTTGGCCGTGCTTAAATTAAGAAACGATATGAAGTCGCCAATTATCTGTTTAACAGGACCTCCAGGTGTTGGTAAAACATCGATTGGGCGATCTGTTGCTGAGGCATTGGGAAGAGAATATGTTCGCATCTCATTAGGCGGACTGCGTGATGAAGCCGAAATCCGCGGACATAGAAAAACGTATATTGGTGCAATGCCAGGAAGAATCATTCAGAGTTTAAAGAAAGCCGGAACTTCAAATCCTGTATTTGTTTTGGACGAAATTGATAAATTATCTTCCAGCCATAGCGGTGATCCATCATCTGCATTATTAGAGGTTTTGGATCCAGAGCAAAACAGTGCTTTTTATGATAATTTCCTTGAAATGGGCTACGATTTATCCAAAGTAATGTTCATCGCCACTTCTAATAATATGGCAGCAATTCAGCCTGCATTGATTGACCGTATGGAAGTCATAAAAATGTCAGGTTACACTATTGAAGAAAAAGTTGAAATTGCCAGAAAACATTTGTTCTCAAAACAATTGACAGCTCATGGACTTAAACCAAAAGATTTGTCTATTGGCAAAAAACAATTAGAAAAAATCGTAGAAGGTTACACACGTGAATCAGGTGTACGCGGTCTGGAAAATAAAATTGCTCAGATTGTCCGTAACGCAGCCAAAGCAGTAGCGATGGAAGAGGAATACAATAAAAAAGTTACAGACGAAGATATTATAAAAGTCTTAGGTGTTCCAAGACTGGAAAGAGACAAATACGAAAATAACGAAGTGGCTGGTGTAGTAACTGGTCTTGCCTGGACTAGCGTGGGAGGTGATATTTTATTTATTGAGTCTTTACTTTCACCTGGGAAAGGCTCAATGACTATTACAGGAAATTTAGGCACTGTAATGAAAGAATCAGCCACAATTGCTTTAGAATACATTAAGGCAAACGCTGAATTACTGGGATTGAATCCAGAAGTATTGAATAAATACAACATTCATTTACACGTACCGGAAGGAGCTACACCAAAAGACGGACCAAGTGCCGGAATCGCCATGCTGACATCATTGGTTTCTTTACTTTCTCAAAAAAGAGTTAAGAAAAACTTGGCTATGACAGGAGAAATTACTTTGAGAGGAAAAGTACTGCCTGTTGGCGGAATTAAAGAAAAAATACTGGCAGCCAAAAGAGCCAATATTAAAGAAATCATTTTATGCCACGAAAACAAAAGCGACATTGATGAAATCAAACCCGAATATCTAGAAGGTCTAACTTTTCACTATGTTAAAGAAATGAGCGAAGTTTTAGAATTAGCCATTACAAAAGACAAAGTTAAAAACGCAAAAGAGTTGAAATAAATTTCAATATTTTAGATTACAAATAGCAAAATTCCAAATTCCAGTTCTGATTAATATATGAAAATTGGGATTTGGACTCGAGCGATTGCTAACAGGCGAAAGCAATTTGTTTTTTACCTTATTATTAGCTGTTATTTTTGTAAGTTTGAATCTTGAAATATCAAACCTTCTTTTGATTATTGTATGTTCAAAAAACTTTTATTTTATTATT of Flavobacterium marginilacus contains these proteins:
- a CDS encoding anti-sigma factor: MKMNNENEKLDQLFENFDNQWDVHELDSQHSDRFSKKLALKKKKRNYSFIYAVAASVVVLLGVSLLYRNNDRSKELKFASKETKQTDSIFTVLIKNELEKIHEKKSPENEKIISDALKQMKLLDSDYDKIMHELEVNGESKPIIYAMISNLQTRISFLQSVLQRIEESEKLKNLNDEKTI
- a CDS encoding RNA polymerase sigma factor, translated to MNLTHQNIEDLITLCKENNQKAQFEIYNRYCKAMYNVAYRIVKDEHFAEDVMQEGFLKAFTKINDFKQEVAFGAWLKRIIVNYSIDFYKKNNQFKTEDFEKTLYKLEENDNDREEKLDFNDLKVKQVLDAIQSLKYNYSMVLTLFYIEGYDQEEISEILKISYANCRTTLSRAKESLRKKLNEL
- the lon gene encoding endopeptidase La, with the protein product MSNHKILTIDNLSLQEFDSEAELIPLLTPEDEEEMNNEELPEFLPILPLRNTVLFPGVVIPISAGRDKSIKLINDANTDGKVIGVVAQINEDDEDPTFDDINKIGTVARILRVLKMPDGNVTVILQGKKRFEISEVVSETPYLKAKIKEVAEKRPAKKDTEFNAIIDSVKELAVKIISESPNIPTEATFAIKNIGSPSFLINFVSSNMNLSVKEKQDLLSINGLKERALETLRYMNIELQKLELKNDIQSKVRFDLDQQQREYFLHQQMKTIQEELGGVSQEEEMDEMSQKAKSKKWDEKTMKHFDKELSKMRRMNPQAPDFGIQRNYLELFLELPWGEFSKDNFDLKHAQKVLDKDHFGLEDVKKRMIEHLAVLKLRNDMKSPIICLTGPPGVGKTSIGRSVAEALGREYVRISLGGLRDEAEIRGHRKTYIGAMPGRIIQSLKKAGTSNPVFVLDEIDKLSSSHSGDPSSALLEVLDPEQNSAFYDNFLEMGYDLSKVMFIATSNNMAAIQPALIDRMEVIKMSGYTIEEKVEIARKHLFSKQLTAHGLKPKDLSIGKKQLEKIVEGYTRESGVRGLENKIAQIVRNAAKAVAMEEEYNKKVTDEDIIKVLGVPRLERDKYENNEVAGVVTGLAWTSVGGDILFIESLLSPGKGSMTITGNLGTVMKESATIALEYIKANAELLGLNPEVLNKYNIHLHVPEGATPKDGPSAGIAMLTSLVSLLSQKRVKKNLAMTGEITLRGKVLPVGGIKEKILAAKRANIKEIILCHENKSDIDEIKPEYLEGLTFHYVKEMSEVLELAITKDKVKNAKELK